From the genome of Flavobacterium luteolum, one region includes:
- a CDS encoding DinB family protein: MVLETLKTLFNRDLNKLREEIGSYQNEKTIWVVDKNISNSAGNLCLHLIGNLNTYIGAEIGKTGYIRNRPLEFSLKDVSKTELIQKIENTILVVNNALDSLTETDLEKIYPQIVFEKEMKTGFFLIHLSTHLAYHLGQINYHRRLLDF; the protein is encoded by the coding sequence ATGGTTCTAGAAACTCTAAAAACACTTTTCAATCGAGATTTAAACAAATTAAGAGAAGAAATTGGATCGTATCAAAACGAAAAAACGATTTGGGTAGTTGACAAAAATATCTCCAATTCAGCAGGAAATCTATGCCTTCATTTAATTGGAAATCTAAATACCTACATCGGCGCTGAAATTGGCAAAACTGGTTATATTCGAAATCGTCCTTTAGAATTTTCATTAAAAGATGTTTCAAAAACAGAATTAATCCAGAAAATTGAAAACACGATTTTAGTAGTAAATAATGCTCTAGATTCCTTAACAGAAACAGATTTAGAAAAAATTTATCCGCAGATTGTTTTTGAAAAAGAAATGAAAACAGGTTTCTTTTTAATTCATCTTTCTACCCATTTAGCCTATCATTTAGGACAGATAAATTACCATAGAAGGTTGCTTGATTTTTAG
- a CDS encoding tyrosine-type recombinase/integrase, translating into MNWEAKIIIHKKEKRIAVYFEKNADLITRIKKLTGSRWSQTLGVWHLPDTTENRVKFRLVPLSHSFPSEEGFEQIKKFVQWLSSKRYSPNTIKTYSEALKSFLIFYREKNISEITNEDVFIYNNEYILTNNLSSSYQNQIVNALKLFFITVRNTKIEIDKIHRPKRSKILPNVLSKAEIKLILNAHSNIKHKTMLSLIYSCGLRRSELLNLKPSDIDSKRGIVIIRQAKGKKDRISPLSPKILQMLREYYMIYKPSIWLFEGQNSGEKYSEQSLQSVLKQALQKVGNTKPVTLHWMRHSYATHLLESGTDLRYIQELLGHSSSKTTEIYTHVSTKNIQQIKSPFDEL; encoded by the coding sequence ATGAATTGGGAAGCTAAAATTATCATCCATAAAAAAGAAAAAAGAATTGCGGTTTATTTTGAAAAAAATGCTGACTTAATAACTCGAATAAAAAAGTTGACAGGTTCGCGTTGGAGTCAAACTTTAGGTGTTTGGCATCTACCTGATACGACTGAAAACAGGGTAAAATTTCGTTTAGTTCCTCTTTCTCATTCTTTTCCTTCAGAGGAGGGTTTCGAGCAAATAAAAAAATTCGTTCAATGGCTTTCTTCTAAGAGATACAGTCCGAACACTATCAAAACGTATTCTGAAGCTTTAAAATCTTTTTTGATATTTTATCGAGAAAAAAACATTTCAGAAATTACCAATGAAGACGTATTTATTTACAACAACGAATATATTCTTACAAACAACCTTTCTTCTTCCTATCAAAATCAAATCGTCAATGCCTTGAAATTATTTTTCATTACGGTACGCAACACCAAAATAGAAATTGACAAGATTCATCGCCCCAAAAGGTCAAAAATTTTACCCAACGTTTTGAGCAAAGCAGAAATAAAATTGATTTTGAATGCACATTCTAACATCAAACACAAAACAATGCTTTCATTGATTTATAGTTGTGGCTTGCGCCGAAGTGAACTTCTAAATTTAAAACCTTCTGACATTGATTCCAAGAGAGGAATCGTTATTATTAGACAAGCGAAAGGCAAAAAAGACCGAATTTCGCCCTTATCACCTAAAATATTACAAATGCTTCGAGAATATTATATGATATACAAACCGAGCATTTGGCTGTTTGAAGGTCAAAATTCTGGAGAAAAGTATTCAGAACAGAGCTTGCAAAGTGTTTTGAAGCAAGCCCTACAAAAAGTTGGCAATACAAAACCAGTAACCCTCCACTGGATGCGCCACAGCTATGCCACACATTTATTAGAAAGTGGAACTGATCTGCGTTATATACAAGAATTATTAGGTCATAGCAGCAGCAAAACTACTGAAATCTATACACATGTAAGCACTAAAAATATTCAACAAATTAAGAGTCCTTTTGACGAATTATAA
- a CDS encoding DUF4844 domain-containing protein gives MKQITNILIGMTLVLFIACGQGQIKTPEKAMAKFEEFKRKEKFIPDEQLFYPGIGDPTQKPILTEKINLVADDFEKLAKTGNATDKDYQNAIKIGLERFTGIYIDSENQERICYYFEELMDIVGLESSDGQLNNFRYGFDGTQKQH, from the coding sequence GTGAAACAAATAACAAACATATTAATTGGAATGACTTTGGTTTTGTTCATAGCTTGTGGACAAGGACAAATAAAGACACCTGAAAAAGCAATGGCAAAATTTGAAGAATTTAAACGCAAGGAAAAGTTTATCCCAGACGAACAACTATTTTATCCAGGCATTGGAGATCCAACCCAAAAACCTATTCTGACAGAGAAAATAAATTTAGTGGCGGACGATTTTGAGAAACTTGCCAAAACAGGTAACGCAACAGACAAAGACTATCAAAATGCTATCAAAATTGGACTTGAAAGATTTACAGGTATTTACATTGATTCCGAAAACCAAGAAAGAATTTGTTATTATTTTGAAGAACTAATGGACATAGTTGGACTTGAAAGTTCGGACGGACAATTGAATAACTTTAGATATGGTTTTGACGGAACACAAAAGCAACACTGA
- a CDS encoding tetratricopeptide repeat protein has protein sequence MTDWYRRKTWTKIDEEEFFAKLGRARKDGRAQYLKIQAIELVYTKDKELLVVAEELLNKVLTEYPENRIEKSTCYNFLGQIYELRNDAEMAICFYKKSLDYEKEFPNVISGSDLDFSKIVVRENKIEFFDEVENIITEKIKKKSIIFPVQNYIMYSILAVISEFKGNFEQAKSFADIAEKNSKAEKNSLWNPRKQKIGIVENRINWLDKLVGRK, from the coding sequence ATGACAGATTGGTATAGACGAAAAACTTGGACAAAAATTGACGAAGAAGAATTCTTTGCAAAACTTGGACGAGCAAGAAAAGATGGACGAGCTCAATATTTAAAAATACAAGCCATTGAATTAGTTTATACCAAAGACAAAGAACTATTGGTCGTTGCTGAAGAACTTCTGAACAAAGTCTTAACAGAATATCCTGAAAATAGAATTGAAAAAAGTACGTGTTATAATTTTTTAGGTCAAATCTATGAGTTAAGAAATGATGCAGAAATGGCAATATGTTTTTATAAAAAATCACTTGACTATGAGAAGGAATTTCCTAACGTAATATCAGGTTCTGATTTAGACTTTTCAAAAATTGTAGTTCGTGAAAATAAAATAGAATTTTTCGACGAAGTAGAAAATATAATTACTGAAAAAATTAAAAAAAAATCGATAATCTTTCCAGTTCAAAACTATATTATGTATTCCATTTTGGCAGTAATTTCAGAATTTAAAGGCAATTTTGAACAAGCAAAAAGTTTTGCAGATATAGCAGAAAAGAATTCGAAAGCAGAAAAGAATTCGCTTTGGAATCCACGAAAGCAAAAAATTGGTATTGTAGAAAATCGAATAAATTGGTTAGATAAACTAGTAGGAAGAAAATAA
- a CDS encoding thiamine diphosphokinase translates to MSSHHIVRDDQEPALIIANGAACDPELLGQLLEWSPLVVVLDSAIERVIELGIKIDVLLGDFDRGFDPEIYKTSQFPIEIVHTPDQDKTDLEKAFDYLIERKIPAANVVWATGKRADHTITNLTQIVRYRNLLKIVILDDHSKIFLLPTKFEKWYTAKTPISLIPIGVVNGISSTNLKYELKNDTLTMGYRTGSSNSVEQDGIVTITHRDGDLLLMECFD, encoded by the coding sequence ATGTCATCACATCATATAGTCCGAGACGATCAGGAACCAGCTTTAATAATTGCAAATGGCGCAGCCTGTGATCCTGAATTATTAGGACAATTACTAGAATGGTCTCCACTGGTTGTTGTTTTAGATTCGGCTATAGAAAGAGTAATTGAATTAGGTATAAAAATAGATGTTTTATTAGGTGATTTTGACCGTGGTTTTGATCCTGAAATTTATAAAACTTCGCAATTTCCAATCGAAATCGTTCACACACCCGATCAAGATAAAACAGATTTAGAAAAAGCTTTTGATTATCTTATTGAAAGAAAAATTCCTGCCGCAAATGTCGTTTGGGCAACTGGAAAACGCGCAGATCATACGATTACAAACCTAACGCAGATTGTTCGCTACAGAAATTTACTCAAAATTGTAATTCTCGACGATCATTCTAAAATATTCTTGCTGCCAACAAAATTCGAAAAATGGTATACCGCAAAAACACCTATTTCGTTAATTCCAATTGGTGTCGTTAACGGAATTTCTTCAACCAATTTAAAATACGAATTAAAAAACGATACGCTCACAATGGGCTACAGAACCGGAAGCAGTAATTCTGTTGAACAAGACGGAATTGTAACCATAACACATCGCGACGGAGATTTGCTTTTAATGGAGTGTTTTGATTAA
- a CDS encoding GyrI-like domain-containing protein, producing the protein MKPIIRNLTEKKLLGHFIEMSFIENKTFQLWNGFMPNRKEIKNTINANLYSLEVYAENHFDNFDPNDSFQKWAAVEVSDYLTIPEGMQTLTIPHGLYAVFLHLGPATEAHQTYHYIFAEWLPNSEYTVDNRPHFAVMNEKYKKDDPNSEEEIWIPIKSRN; encoded by the coding sequence ATGAAACCTATCATTAGAAACTTAACCGAAAAAAAACTCCTTGGACATTTCATAGAAATGTCTTTTATTGAGAATAAAACTTTTCAATTATGGAATGGTTTTATGCCAAATCGAAAAGAAATAAAAAATACAATTAATGCCAATTTATATTCTTTAGAAGTTTACGCAGAAAATCATTTTGATAATTTTGACCCTAATGACAGTTTTCAAAAATGGGCTGCCGTAGAAGTTTCAGATTATTTAACTATTCCAGAAGGAATGCAAACTTTAACTATTCCTCATGGTTTATATGCTGTTTTTCTTCATTTAGGGCCAGCGACAGAAGCTCATCAAACCTATCATTATATTTTTGCAGAATGGCTTCCAAATTCTGAATACACGGTAGACAATAGACCGCATTTTGCTGTAATGAATGAAAAGTATAAAAAAGACGATCCTAATTCTGAAGAAGAAATCTGGATTCCGATAAAAAGCAGAAATTAA